The genomic interval AACGTTGCTAGAAATTGAACTGAAGGGAGAGAAGTGAGCGACCTGTTGAGGTCCGGGCAGAAGATGATGGTGTAGTCGTAAGCCTTGCAGGTGGAGGTGCTTGTGCCGTCGTCAAACGCGTAGCTATAGGCCCTCGGGCATGCGGCTTTGAAGATGCTCGAGTAGGGCGAGGGTTTGCAAGTGTTGGCATTGGCGAACTCGCCGCGGCAGCAGTACTCGTCCAGCCCGAATGCCTCGCATGCGCTCTTGCACGCCAccactccgccgccgccgcctccgtcCACTTGAAGCTCCTTTGGACACCCTGAAAACCAATTCCAATGGAGGGGGGCGGATTTTGTTGATGTTTGGTTCGGGTGGATTTAGCGAATCGAGTTTGAATGTTCTTGTTACCGGCGTTAAGATCGGCCAGGCATCCCGTGGCGTTGCATGCCCCATGCAGCACCCTCGGCGCTGCCACGACGGGCAAATTGTACCCGTCGACGAGGCTCACGTCGTAGAAGTCGTCGTCGTCGAGCCCGTTGCCGAGCGTGATCTCGAACAACGTCACCGGCGGCACGGGCCCGGCACCGCGGCACTCCATCTGGCCGCCGCAGTCCCCGGTCAGGCACGTGCCGTTTCCGGTGTCATCGAACTGGCACCCCGTCCTCGCCCATATCCGCCCCGACCACCCCGCCCCCGCGCGTATCCGCGCAGTCTGCCCCGAGTCGAGCCGGAACCCGGTCGTCGGGAGTTCCGGCGTGCCGGCGCCGGCCAATGTCCCCGGCCAGATCGTGTGAGGACAGTTGTTGAGGACGGTGAAGCTACAGGCGCTCGATGAGAGCCGGAAGAGGAGAGTTAGCACGGGCATTACGGCGAGCACCTTGCAGGCGGCTGATGATTCCATGGGTGAAAGAAAGGGGGCGGCATTGGGATTGGGATGGAACAAGTTTTAAATGCTGGGAACTGCAAATCGGAGAGAGGAGGATGGGAAGAACAGAGCAAGGCTTTTTGAGATTGCTTTGGGCGATCCTTTGGCACATGAGAGGAGGAGAAAGTTTAGCATTTTGCCTGATCTGGGTGCCCTTGATTGGAAGCAATACCTTGGGTGTGCTTAGAAGAATTTGATCCTTACATCGATGGATAATCTGCTATTAGATGCATCAGCTactagtttgtttttcttttacaATTGTTTAAGACGACTTGAGGAGCACACCCACACTTTAGTCTACGATTTGGAGGCAAAGCATCAAGTTCTTATCCAACAGAATGTATCAGTAAGGCATTTCTTGGCAATACTATTAGGGTGTGTTTCGTTTGGAGTTATTTTTGATAATCTTAGATATtcaatgattcccgagtaatattctatgcccgacacgtcagcaaaagagtCATGCAACCCGAAATCGGAAAACCTcataaaactaaggtttttcttgattccgggattaacgatttttttttaccaaaaatatcctccgataagaaaaaacatagaaaaaagagaaaaaatgtaaaaaaaatattaaaaaatgtaaaaaaaataaaaaaatgtttaaaaaattttaaattttttaaaaataaataatttttttaaaaaataaaaaaaatttaaaaaaatatataaaaataaaaaaatttaaaaaaaatttaaaaaatataaaattttaaaataaaaaatttaaattttaaaaaaaaattaaaaattttaaattttaaaaaaaaaattaaaattttttaaaaaaaattaaaatttaaaaaaaaatttaaaattttaaaattttattttaaaatattttaaatttttttttttaatttataaaaatttaaaaataaaataaataaataaaatttaaaatttaaaaaatgtaacaaaataaaaatatatataaatataaataatataaaaaatataaaaacattaaaaaaataaaaaaacacataaaaagtaaaaaatattcaagaaaaagaaaattaaaaaaaacataaaaaataaataataataataatatgtatagttgattttgtaacggAGGGTAATAcgataaaatattaaactaaggtattcattaaaaccttcaaacaaacaaatttttATTGCATTACCTACGTTGAACCAAACagcatttggttatgttttattccccataaccttgattatgtgattacctgataatcacataaccaaggttatacatgataacttaaaccaaacgcacccttaaacTTGTAAGGTTGCAAAAGACCTCCTTTTCAGATCTCAAGAACAAAATCTGATCACTTGAATATGTCATCATTGAGCATCAAGAAACATAATATTGTATGTAGGATTGCATGATCAAAAAGCAAAAGGTAGTTTGTAGGTTTGTAGTAAAAGCACACAAACATGTCATTGTTGCATGGATCAAGAAAGGAATTTGATCTTATGTTTTGGCTTTCGAGTGCATCTGTGCTTAAAGAAAGGTGAGACGGCATGGGGCTTCTGAAAGCATTCCAATGGGTCACTAGCATTATCTTCATCTTGGCTGACAAACAATTATGCATTTTCCTTGTCCGCAGACTCATTCTCTTCAGTGTCACTGTCATCTGGTTGAATTGATTCAGAATCTTCAGGAGTGAGATATCGGCCGCTCATCGGATCAATGGGTCGGGTATCACGCGGCCCTCCTTTACGAGCCATAGCAAGCATTGCTGGTGGTGGTAGGATCCCCGCTCGAAAGAGTATTCTTTGGACTGGGTCTGAAGGTTGTGCACCAACGGATAACCAATACCTAAACAAACAAAGGAAAGAGATCAAAGAAATCAGTTTGAAAAAAGATGCCTTGCTGCTTTAAGCACGAACATGCAGAAATTTGCATTTCAAACCAATTAATAAAATGATGAAGACCGGTGGGCCATAAACTGATTCGCATCAGAAAACTTTAACTGGCTCTAAAAACACATTGCAGATAAACTAatagaaatttttctttgaaaattcaaataatgGCGAAATATGTTAATCTAGCATTTGGCAGGAAATAATACAAGTGCCGCAGTTGACAGAAACAATGGCATGCCCCATCGATGTTAGGACACTAAATTCTGAAAGGAACTCTGCTCTGAAGTAATTTAGTATAACAAAATTGCACCTACAGAGTAGTGCACAAAGGAAATGAAGCAAACAGCTATTCAGCACATCTACTTGAGGGGAAAGGAACCCAAATAGCAAAGAAGCAAAATTCCAATGTTTACTTCAGTAGAAGGAAAAGGGGTGAAAAAAACACTTTGAAGCTCTTTTCTCCACATTTGATCATTCCAAAAGTGGTCacaagaggagaggaaaagtgtTGAAAAGAGTGATTTAACCCTGCACTTCATAGGAATGGCAAATTCGAAGGCCTAGTTTGGCTATGTTATTGCTCCTTTTCTCTCATTTCAAGTAGATAAAACAGAAGAAAAAACTCTCCTTTACCTCTCCCACTCTTCCTCACCACTGTTCCTTTCTTTCCCCTCTTCCCCTACTCAAAGTTCACATACCCTCAGATCGAATTGGACTACAAAGAATTACCATATACTCTATGAGAAATCAACTGCAGGAATACATAAACGCTACCAGATGTAACAAAAAACCCAAACACAGGTAAAGACTTCTAAAACAGGCTTTAAATGTAAGGTTGCAAAAACATTGGATAAATCATTTTAATAGATTATTTAGTTCACCAAAGATGGCATCTGTGAAGTAAAATAGAATAAAGGAGTTATACATACAAATGTCATCACACCGTGGACCATTCAAAGATATGAAGATACTTGGTCCAAAAATAGATTACAGAAGAAAAGACTGGATCGTAGCAGGATAATTAAATGATCACTTACTTCACTTTGTCAAAATTCACTCCCATCCTCTTACCACCATCTTGCCCTGTTAAACATATTCAGAGCCAGTAAGATAGCTAGAAGGCCAAAAAAAATAACACAAAAAAGAGGTACAAAAATAAACATAAGCTGCCTAATTAAAATAAATCACTTAGGGCCTGCTGTGTGGTCCCCTTCCAAATCTGCCGAAGCAACTGCATATGTGGCCTGAGCTATTCAAGACCACTGTTCGGAAGGCAAAGAGATAGGAGGGCATTGATGGTAGAAGGGAGAGGAGGTGTGGACTTCTAGATTGCGAAGAAGACATTAACAAGGTGCAGTGCAACTAAGAAAGCCTACTCGTCCTGTGACTGTAGCGCAACTGCAAGACCTGTGACCTTCTTTTGTGGTGGAGAATAGTAAGAGATAAAAGTGGCTGGAAGCAAAAGGGAGGAGCCACGACATTACATCAGACCTGCGACCTCATCTAACAAGAAACTTCAACAGCTGAATTTGAACCAACTGGGATGGTTCTAAAACCAAATTAAGAACAAGAAAGCCTAAATTAAATTGATAATTGAGCAATTCGTATATATAGTAAATACCCACCGACCTGGCAAAGGGTTGTAATAGCCCAAAATTTCAAGATGTCTCCCATCTCTCTTAAAGCGACTGTCTGCAGCCACAATTCGATAGAAAGGCCTGTTCTTACAGCCAAACCTGGCAAGACGGATTCTGACAACcatctttttctaacttaaacacaAACTACCTACAGAGATTAAGATCTCAGTTAATAGCCAAAATGACATGCACTGCTACTTGCTAATCTGGCATGACAAGGATGACTATGAAGAAGATGGCATGCAAACAAAGTAGGTTACAGACTCGATAAAAAAATTACCAACCTTTACCTATTAAAGAAGTTGATAAAATTAAGGccaaattatatttaataataaaCTTAGAACTTAGCAGTCATGATAATAGTGCAAATATAGGTTTTTCTTCCATAAAATGATCTCATAACACAAAGCAAGAACAATCAACTAGGCTACTGTTTAGCTTGAGCACCCATAAGTTAAGGGTTGAAGGATTCGAACAAATTCTTCATGCAAAAGAATATGTGAAACCATCCGACACTATAAATTgtggttaatttaaatttgtaagtGTATTCGGAAAAGAACAACTTTAATTATCAAAATTTGAGAAAATAAGAAATATTaaaatgttagaaaattatagaTGACAATCGCTTTCAGTGACTGCAACATCTAATTTTAAATCAGTAGAAGAAAACAAGCTGCGAGCCTAGCCTAGCAGGCAAAAGCTTTGAGATAGCCACAACGAATGTTCAAATAAAAAACAGGCTTTAGGATTTGTATTCAATGAAAATTGCACAAGATAACATCATTAAATATGCATTCCAATTTCTATGATTCAACATATAAGAAGATGATGAACGGACGCCATCTGAACTTTGCCGTGATGAGATGCAGTATCGAAACCCAACCAAaatcaaagaaaagaacaaaATAAGCAGGAAGCGAAGAAAATTTACACCAGAGAGATCAGGTAACTTGCTTGAACAAAAAACGGACACTTTGGGCAAGCGAGTAAAAGAGAGAGAGGACAGACAACCGGGAGAAGCTATTTCGTCTTCTGCAGTAGTCCTGCAACAATCCCAGCACTCCCCCTAACagcaaaaaagaagaagaagatgagctGGTGATACTCCAAGCCTGACAAAGCGGCGGAGAAGAATCTGTGCGGAGGAAGACCAAACCGCAACGCCTCTGCCTCCGGTTCGATAGGGAACCTGAGCCGCAACTGCAGTTTGCAATTGCGATGTGATACGCCGATGACCAACCAAAACGTCCCCAAAACCCTAATCTTCAGCCCATATATGGGGCCAAAGCCCAAACAATCTGCCCATAATTAAGCCCATATTTGATGTGCCACTAGACTTAAAAAAacacaattaaaaaaataattttatttaaaaaatattgtaaatTGTTAAATCTTTataattagagatttttttttattaaaaaggcCGTTTactatatttatttaaaaaaaaaaatctgtgagAATTTTTATTAGGAGAAGATGGGGAAAATCTGTTAAGCGGTGTTAAGTTGTGCTAttattaaaaaggtttttaagGGCATCCGCTGGCCTGCGTCACTCTCTTTGGCAGCCTCGTCGTCCGAATCGATCTCCATGGCGCACCGGCTGCTGCGGGACGCCCAGGCCGATGGATGGGAACGCTCCGATTTCCCCATCATCTGCGAGTCCTGCCTCGGTGACAACCCTTACATTCGAATGGTACTCTTCGATCTTTATCTATCTCTGTGTAGGAATTCGATGTATTTGGTCGGAAGCATCGAACTGAAATTAAGGCAGAGCGTCGCAGGTTATTGTGAAGTTATGTTGCGTCTTTGGATTTTACATGCCGGGAGGAAGACCTGAGTTagcgaaaaaaaaaaaatctgcgtTTGGAAGGCTTGATTTGGTCGCACTGGGCATACTATTGGATTTAGGTTTTTTTGGGCGCAAGAGCTTGGGTGCTCTGAAGGGTAGCCAAGCAGATCCATATGATGGATCGAAACGCTAACAAGGTCTACTGGCCGTCAGACTGATTTTGACCTTCTCCTTGGTGTTATCTAGGGTTTCGTTTAGGGGAACACGTGATATTGTTTCTTGAGTAGCGTTTGGATCTGTCAATTGCTGCTTGGATTGAGGCTCATAATTCATTTTAAGCATTTAGTTCGGCATCATATACCATCTTAGTATTGTCACTGATAACTTCTAGGATAAGGACAGCGTTTTGTGTGTGTTTTCTCAAAACCAAAACTTTACTAGCCGAACCTGTCTTTCATGGATTTTAGTTAGTTATAAGTGTTATCAGGAAATCAATATCTTTATATCAATAACTTAAAGAGGAGACAATAACCAATGCATGGAAGACTAGCATGTGCTAGGATTCACATTTTGGAGcctttgataaatatatattaatgTTTGGAATAGATCAGATTAACTTAGTTGTTCCAGTACTGTGCAGCTGATATTGAATTTCATGTTCTTGTTTTAGCGTCCATTGGATGATCTAGAAGTAACCTAATAAATGTTTGCTTCATTGTGATTTTGCAGACAAAGGCTGATTATGACAAGGAATGCAAGATCTGTAAGCGGCCATTTACTGTCTTCAGATGGAGGCCAGGACGAGATGCAAGATACAAGAAAACTGAAATTTGTCAGACTTGCTGTAAGCTGAAGAATGTCTGTCAAGTATGCATTCTAGATCTCGAATATGGGTTGCCAGTTCAGGCTCGGGACACCGCACTTGCTATAAACTCTAATGATGCCATTCCAAAGAGTGATGTGAATAGAGAGTACTTTGCTGAAGAACATGATCTCAAGGTATGCTCCATTAAAAGCTCATCTTTGTAGTTTTTCTATTTGCATCTACCATTAGATTAGATTTCTGCTGGCTGTATTCCACTTATGTTTTTCTCTTTCGGTTTATTTGGTTACATTAGACTATATATTTTGGTCATGAATGTGCTTTGTCAGAATTGTTTACTTGCCTTCACACTTTTCTTAGCAGTTGTTTTTCTTTACCATAGTCGACATTTGGCTTGTTCAACAGTAAGGTTAACAGAGATTAGTGACAATTGACCTATTACTTGTTATGACACAAAAGGAAATTTGTGTTTGATCTCTTATCAACAATTTAATTGTATAGACGAACCCAGTTGTATTGATAATCTGGCACTTGCTTAAGAAAGTGTATCTGAGAAACCTTTTTGATTGTTGTGCTGCCACCATCTTTGTCCATGTTGAAATATCCTCCAGGTGCTCGCTGGCTCTCTCAGAGTCTCTCCAACAGTGagatccattgctgctcataaaTTGCATCTATATTCTATTTAAACTGAGAGGAGGGAAATTCAAAGAGTACATGGAAAATAAAACCCAGCTGCATTTCTTCCattcaattttcaaattaatgTTTAGTCATGACAACGACATTCTTAAAGGATAGAGGGAGCAGCTGCGTACTTAAAGTATGGAGGGAACAGTTCTGTGATGTTAATAGATTCACTGTTATTTAATAGGTTTTCTagaattcattttaatttttaagattgcCATAAGATAGTTGATGTGGCAATAGAGGATGAAACTTCAACATTCTGTTTTTATAGTTTATATAGAGGTTAGGTTAGGATTGTGTAAGTTAACTAGAAATAAATTCAAGTTTGTATTGGTTTAAACCAAATTGAGACACCTGCTGAATTATGTGCTTATCAACGGTAGTGATTGCAATTTTGGTACTACAAATCAGTCCAATTAAGAAAGGCACCACTTCATTCTTGGGTTAAAAGAGAATAGGTTCTGGTGCAGCTAAAAGCCTAAAGGTGCAATTTTTAGTGAGACATTAAACTGTAATCTAATAAATGTTAAAATGtaagaagaacttcagcagagGATGGATGGTGGGAAGAGGATAATATTTTTTAAGTAGTCTGTTTTGGGGAGCGCTGAAATTTTTTCTTATCTTAGTGTTGGTTATCTGCTGGACTGGGATACCTAATGATATATGCTTGTGTACAATTCACCATCCTTGATCAATGTTGAACAAGCAATAAATAATATACTGGCTTGGCTTGCGGCAAATTTTGCTGATTGTCTGAGTCTAGCTGTTGTTTGGTTTTGTTTTTTTAGCATTGAGCCAGCTTGAGTTTTTTgctctttatatttttttattttcgtgTCTTAACGCCTTTACATTTTATTTGTTTCAGGCCAGAGCTGGCATAGATTATGATTCTTCATATGGTAAAATGCATCCAAATGATACTATTCTAAAACTTCAAAGGACAACTCCATATTACAAAAGAAATCGAGCCCATGTTTGTAGTTTCTATATGCGTGGAGAATGTACTCGTGGTGCTGAATGTCCATACCGACATGAAATGCCTGAAACCGGTGAATTAGCTCAACAAAACATAAAAGATAGATATTATGGGTACGTATGATGGCTAAATTTTCATTTGTAACATACACTATATTTTGTGAAGCGAAAGGGATGAAATTTTTAATTTGGAAATCCATATATAACTTTTTTAGGTTTGAAACTAGTTAATCTATTCCAGTATAGATAGTAATGACATAGTGGACAATAGGTTACTTGGTATCTGAGACATGGGGTATGGATCCAGGAGTTTGGCTTCTCAATTTCTGAAAGTCCATATTGGTATTGTTACACAAATCATAATGCACATCAAATACTGAAATTGAATCATTTCTGTATCTGTCATCCTCACTGGCTATTCTAGTCAAATGCATATCTAGTTCCTTTTGCTTAGTTGCTTCCAAAATCCAATGCATATCTAGTTCCTTTGGCTTATTTGCTTCCGCATTGGAAATAAAGTCCATTTCACTATTTGGTTCTAACCGGTGTTTTTTAAAACTGAACCAAGTCTTCTGGCTCAATCGGTTAGCTCGAGAACTAGAGGCCAAACCAGTTTGGTTGTAGTAGATGTATCATGGTTAAATCCGGTTTGGGACATTTCATCTAGAAAAACAAGTTCTCTGGTTGCTTTTGTTTATCATCACCTTCATTAATACCTTGTTTGTATAATTGCATCATTTGTCAAAATAAGTCTGATCTAGAAGAATGACCATGTGaagaattttttgaatatgaatcaaTAAGTTTACTTATGGTTTCTTTGGGAAGGGATggttttgaatttcaattttttaattgaagtgaaaaaaatatataacattATTTCTGGAGTTTGTAGGATGTAAAATTATCTCGTATTCTGCAAATTGCTTCTGGCAATATTGTGTTGAATTCTATTTATTTGGCTCaattttttctttattattatatAAAGTGAATGACCCTGTTGCTATTTTTTAATTGAGTCTAAGAACTAATGATGGTCTTTTCTTCAGAGTGAATGATCCTGTTGCTATGAAACTTCTAAACAAGGCTGGGGAGATGCCCTCTCTAAATCCTCCTGATGATGAAAGTATAAAGACCCTTTATGTCGGTGGACTTGATGCCCGAGTCTCCGAACAGGATCTGAGGGATAACTTCTATGCCCATGGTGAGATAGAATCCATTAGGATGGTGCTTCAGAGAGCATGTGCATTTGTAACTTACACCACAAGGGAAGCAGCTGAAAGAGCTGCAGAGGAGCTCGCCAACAAGCTGGTCATTAAAGGTGTTCGACTGAAGCTTATGTGGGGGCGGCCTCAGGCCCCAAAACCAGAGGGAGAAACATCGGATGATGATGCTGCAAGGCAAGGAGTTGCATTTCATGCTGGGATGCTTCCAAGGTCCGTTATATCTCAGCAACAGAGCAACCTGCAGCCTCTTCCGCCTGGAACTGAGAATCATATGCAGCCGCCACCTAACTATTTCAACATTCCTGCACCACCGCAAGCTACACGGTTGTTCTACCCTTCCATGGATCCTCAGAGGATGGGTGCTGTAATCCCCTCACAGGAGGGAGGCGATAGCAAGGGTGGATCGGAGCAGCGACCTCCTATTCATCAGGGACACGCTTATCCCATGGTTCCTTCACATCAACAAGGGCATTTCCCACCCCATTACCCACCATACGGCTACATGGCGCCGCCACCAAATTACCagcaacagcagcagcagcaatATGCACCTTACCCACCAATGACGGCGGCTTCACGGCCACCAGCGCCTCCACTGCCATCCGCAGGACAGCAGTATCCTCAAGGCCCACCTGGACCATAGTAGTTTGTCATCCTCATAAAAATTGCAACGGTATTTTTCTAAATCACTATGGCTAAGTATGTATTATGAAACTCATTTTGGCTGGCAGGCCTGGGCAGCTTGGAATTCGTTCGTGAGCATTAAGGATCCGTTGGACGTTGTTTACGTACCATAGCTGCAAGCGAAGAACTGTTTAGTTTTGTTGTAATCTTTCAGTACCAATCTATTGCGTCCTTTCATATTCTAGTAACACAGTGGATGTGCCAAGTATATGGATGTATTTTTATCACATGAAACTGAAGTGTTCAACCGGTCCAGTTTGCAACAGCGCCCAGTCTTTGCAGATCATGTTaacatcaaatatatttattgtcgtttctttattattcatattcTTTTACTAACTATTAATGTCTCTGTTCTTGTTGCCAACAACCTGTGCATTATTATTATTCAATTAAAGAGCAGAAAAGCAAAGTACCTGCAGAAGGAAGCCAACACCACTCCACCCACACAAAAACCCGCAGGTGTAGAGGAAGAATTGAATCGAAGGAATGGAATGGAATTTGAACCCTACTCTTGTCTCTCTCCGACTTCTATCCTATCGCTTAGATCCCAGACCAGGCTTTGTCTCCTCCTCTTGTTCTCTTCTCTCTCCCTTCTCTGCTGCAGAATTGAAGGTTCATTAATGCTGTTTGGTGGAGTCACTGATCGAGGACGATGGAAAAGTATGCATCGCGTAGCACAAATATTGCCTCTACGAGGAACCTCACTTATTGCTCCGCTTTGACTCCTTTCTATTCATGCTTTCTTTTCAGtttttcccctcttcttctccttcctcttcttctccctttcttctttcCCGGTTCCTCAACAACCTTCCTCTGTTTTACTCAGTAACAGGAAATGAGGAGGAGGAGATCTGCAGCAGCTTTGGTTCCATTCTTAATATTGTTTGTTGTTTCTGGTGTCTTAAGTCGAGGGATTGGAGGACTGAAGCAGAGGCATGCAGTGGACGAAGAGAGACTGAAAACAGAGAAAAGAGTGGTAATCGATGCTTGTGGAATTCTTCAGGGAGAAAAAAGTGTTAATGGAAGCTTGGGTgttgaggaggagaagagaatgGTGCCTACTGGTCCCAATCCATTACATAATTGATCAAGGAAGCAACTTTTGATGTAACAGAGGACACGAAGGATGCTGAAATTctatgtttgttttcttttctttttctctctctctttctctggTTATATTGAAGCTTAATTATCACCCTTTtattgtccttttcttttcttgCAGTTGTGCATATTCCTTAAGATGATAATTCTGTGTCCCTTTTCTTCTTTTTATTGAAGTTTAATTAGCACTCGTGCATAATATTAGTGATAATTAccaaaattttcaacaattgaatAACTGATGCTGCTGTTTAATTAGCTCCTTGTTAGCAGAATAGAAACTAATGATAAGGGCGCCAGCtcttttgatgaacttaaaatttAATAGTTTAAATTTAtctcttaaaaaattaaaaatatatatttatcttgTTTCTATCGAACCAaacttttttcttttgtttttgtgtCTTTTAAGAACTCTGAATCAGAAAGTAAAacttacaagcaagagaaactTAAACCTGATCGACCGGGTTTTGATGAGGATACAACATTGAATATACAGATATAATAAATGCTCATGTTGCAGCAAAAAGGCAGCATCATCAATGGCCTAAAGCTTCCCCTGTTGTTTTTCCAGTACAAATCCATCCCCACCTTTAATTCCTGCGCAGCCTCCTCCACCGCCACCGCCAGTCATCATTCTTTCTTTCCCCTCGGGGAGCTGTTTATTTCGAAGGAAACAAACATTAAGCATTAAGAAATGAAAGAGATGCAATGAATGAGAGGGGGAAGGAAGGCAGAGGCCTCGGCTTCTGTGCTGAGAAGTGGAATGGAGATGCGTTTATTAAGATGGGACGTGAAGATAATGAGGGAGGAGGAGATTGTGGAATGATTCCGCCATGATTGTGAGATGGAGTTTGTGTTATTGCTTAGAGACGAACACTGAGTTTAAAgtaaacaaaatttccttttatttattatttgttaTCCCTATTAATTTTGATAAGTCTTTTGAGTTgatgttaatttttgaaaatctatAATTGTAGTCAATGATATAACGACACGATGCTTTCATAATTTCTCAAACATACCAGAATCTA from Zingiber officinale cultivar Zhangliang chromosome 6B, Zo_v1.1, whole genome shotgun sequence carries:
- the LOC121989556 gene encoding pathogenesis-related thaumatin-like protein 3.5, which gives rise to MESSAACKVLAVMPVLTLLFRLSSSACSFTVLNNCPHTIWPGTLAGAGTPELPTTGFRLDSGQTARIRAGAGWSGRIWARTGCQFDDTGNGTCLTGDCGGQMECRGAGPVPPVTLFEITLGNGLDDDDFYDVSLVDGYNLPVVAAPRVLHGACNATGCLADLNAGCPKELQVDGGGGGGVVACKSACEAFGLDEYCCRGEFANANTCKPSPYSSIFKAACPRAYSYAFDDGTSTSTCKAYDYTIIFCPDLNRLRSSHNYYTGQPDQGGKGGGGGDEAEEPDENTPSSCASNLLSHLLFLPLFFLLREYELHWHHQQIWN
- the LOC121989557 gene encoding 30S ribosomal protein S16-2, chloroplastic/mitochondrial-like — protein: MVVRIRLARFGCKNRPFYRIVAADSRFKRDGRHLEILGYYNPLPGQDGGKRMGVNFDKVKYWLSVGAQPSDPVQRILFRAGILPPPAMLAMARKGGPRDTRPIDPMSGRYLTPEDSESIQPDDSDTEENESADKENA
- the LOC121989554 gene encoding zinc finger CCCH domain-containing protein 40-like isoform X1, which codes for MAHRLLRDAQADGWERSDFPIICESCLGDNPYIRMTKADYDKECKICKRPFTVFRWRPGRDARYKKTEICQTCCKLKNVCQVCILDLEYGLPVQARDTALAINSNDAIPKSDVNREYFAEEHDLKARAGIDYDSSYGKMHPNDTILKLQRTTPYYKRNRAHVCSFYMRGECTRGAECPYRHEMPETGELAQQNIKDRYYGVNDPVAMKLLNKAGEMPSLNPPDDESIKTLYVGGLDARVSEQDLRDNFYAHGEIESIRMVLQRACAFVTYTTREAAERAAEELANKLVIKGVRLKLMWGRPQAPKPEGETSDDDAARQGVAFHAGMLPRSVISQQQSNLQPLPPGTENHMQPPPNYFNIPAPPQATRLFYPSMDPQRMGAVIPSQEGGDSKGGSEQRPPIHQGHAYPMVPSHQQGHFPPHYPPYGYMAPPPNYQQQQQQQYAPYPPMTAASRPPAPPLPSAGQQYPQGPPGP
- the LOC121989554 gene encoding zinc finger CCCH domain-containing protein 40-like isoform X2 — its product is MAHRLLRDAQADGWERSDFPIICESCLGDNPYIRMTKADYDKECKICKRPFTVFRWRPGRDARYKKTEICQTCCKLKNVCQVCILDLEYGLPVQARDTALAINSNDAIPKSDVNREYFAEEHDLKARAGIDYDSSYGKMHPNDTILKLQRTTPYYKRNRAHVCSFYMRGECTRGAECPYRHEMPETGELAQQNIKDRYYGVNDPVAMKLLNKAGEMPSLNPPDDESIKTLYVGGLDARVSEQDLRDNFYAHGEIESIRMVLQRACAFVTYTTREAAERAAEELANKLVIKGVRLKLMWGRPQAPKPEGETSDDDAARQGVAFHAGMLPRSVISQQQSNLQPLPPGTENHMQPPPNYFNIPAPPQATRLFYPSMDPQRMGAVIPSQEGGDSKGGSEQRPPIHQGHAYPMVPSHQQGHFPPHYPPYGYMAPPPNYQQQQQQQYAPYPPMTAASRPPAPPLPSAGQQYPQGPPGP